From Alosa sapidissima isolate fAloSap1 chromosome 7, fAloSap1.pri, whole genome shotgun sequence, the proteins below share one genomic window:
- the rnd1b gene encoding rho family GTPase 1b gives MKERRNTQPMVVRCKLVLVGDVQCGKTAMLQVLAKDCYPETYVPTVFENYTACLELEDQRVELSLWDTSGSPYYDNVRPLCYSDSDAVLLCFDISRPDIVDSGLKKWRTEIMDFCPNTRILLIGCKTDLRTDICTLMELSNQKQTPVTYEQGSAFAKQLGAEAYLECSAFTSEKSIHSVFRTAALACLNKLQPLPKPSPTRRLSKRLLHLPSKSELLTSTFKKEKAKSCSVM, from the exons atgaaagaaagaagaaacacTCAGCCGATGGTGGTGAGATGTAAACTGGTGCTTGTTGGAGATGTCCAATGCGGAAAAACGGCAATGTTACAAGTGCTGGCGAAGGACTGCTATCCCGAG ACATATGTACCCACCGTATTTGAGAACTACACCGCTTGTCTGGAACTCGAGGACCAGCGGGTAGAGTTGAGCTTGTGGGACACATCAG GCTCCCCCTACTACGACAACGTGCGCCCCCTCTGCTACAGCGATTCGGACGCCGTGCTCCTGTGTTTCGACATCAGCCGCCCCGACATCGTGGACAGTGGCCTGAAGAAG tGGAGGACTGAGATCATGGACTTCTGCCCCAACACACGGATCCTGCTCATTGGCTGCAAGACGGACCTGCGCACAGATATCTGCACGCTCATGGAGCTGTCCAATCAGAAGCAGACACCCGTTACTTACGAGCAG GGCTCAGCCTTTGCTAAGCAGCTGGGTGCCGAGGCCTACCTGGAGTGCTCGGCCTTCACCTCGGAGAAGAGCATCCACAGTGTGTTCCGCACGGCGGCGCTGGCCTGCCTCAACAAGCTGCAGCCGCTGCCCAAGCCCAGTCCCACCCGCCGCCTGTCCAAGCGCCTGCTGCACCTGCCCAGCAAGTCCGAGCTGCTCACCTCCACCTTCAAGAAGGAGAAGGCCAAGAGCTGCTCCGTCATGTGA